A section of the Arabiibacter massiliensis genome encodes:
- a CDS encoding ATP-binding protein — protein MDASMRTVIAEKIEDFAEEGIPEVFDRDLSLGRVQPPARGNLVNVVVGVRRCGKTYRLYQEMRRIVAEGYPQDSILYFNFEDERLKPYETELLQEVVEVFYARNPRARQEGAFFFFDEIQEVPDWGLFLRRMVDTYKATIYATGSSSKMLSTEVASEFRGRALPRELFPLSFSEFVRYQGHEVPSPNDSASVERAFSSSKRSHLRHDCDKYLSRGGFVAVQNLEPSDATLLLQEYANRTVNYDVIERYNISNPLVASSFLSRCLASSGRELSLSKVHGEFRSRGLSTSREMLARLLRYYQEAYLLFTVKEFSRAISENARSSAKVYAVDPAMFSAFSPSPTRDEGQKLETAVFNKLRRQTNLVRQGSIARLSFEKDSARHEVDFVVGDVLLQEAWQLVQVSCSLADAKTRRREVRALEAAMPLYGVDESWIVTLDETETIETGAGTIHVVPAWSWLLD, from the coding sequence ATGGACGCGTCTATGAGGACGGTCATAGCTGAGAAGATCGAGGATTTCGCCGAAGAGGGCATCCCCGAGGTTTTCGACCGCGACTTATCCTTAGGCCGCGTCCAGCCGCCGGCGCGAGGCAACCTGGTGAACGTGGTAGTTGGCGTGCGGCGCTGCGGGAAGACCTACCGTCTGTATCAGGAAATGCGCCGGATCGTCGCGGAAGGATATCCGCAGGACTCCATCCTGTATTTCAATTTCGAAGACGAGCGACTGAAGCCTTACGAAACGGAGCTGCTGCAAGAGGTCGTCGAGGTTTTTTACGCACGCAACCCACGAGCGCGGCAAGAAGGTGCCTTCTTCTTTTTCGACGAGATCCAGGAGGTGCCGGACTGGGGTTTGTTTCTGCGTCGCATGGTCGACACCTACAAGGCGACTATATACGCGACCGGCTCGTCTTCGAAAATGCTTTCAACGGAAGTGGCCTCCGAGTTCCGCGGCCGCGCCTTGCCGCGCGAGCTCTTTCCCCTCAGCTTTTCCGAATTCGTTCGCTATCAGGGGCATGAGGTGCCTTCCCCGAACGACTCCGCTTCCGTCGAGCGTGCTTTCTCAAGCAGCAAGCGCTCGCATTTGCGGCACGACTGCGACAAATACCTGAGTAGGGGCGGCTTCGTCGCCGTCCAAAACCTGGAGCCGTCCGATGCGACGCTGCTGCTGCAGGAGTACGCGAATCGCACGGTGAACTACGACGTGATCGAGCGGTACAATATCTCAAATCCTCTGGTTGCCAGCAGTTTTCTGTCCCGGTGTCTCGCCTCTTCCGGGCGCGAGCTTTCGTTGAGCAAGGTGCACGGAGAGTTTCGAAGCAGGGGGTTGTCCACATCGCGCGAGATGCTTGCCCGGTTGCTTCGCTATTATCAAGAGGCGTACCTGTTGTTCACGGTGAAGGAGTTCTCGAGGGCGATTTCCGAAAACGCGCGCTCGAGCGCGAAAGTGTACGCGGTCGATCCGGCCATGTTCTCGGCGTTCTCGCCCTCCCCGACGCGCGACGAGGGTCAGAAGCTCGAGACGGCGGTATTCAACAAGCTCCGGCGTCAGACGAATCTGGTTCGGCAGGGAAGCATCGCCCGCTTATCGTTCGAGAAAGACTCGGCCAGGCACGAAGTCGATTTCGTCGTCGGCGATGTGCTGCTACAAGAGGCGTGGCAGCTCGTGCAGGTGTCGTGCAGCTTGGCAGATGCGAAGACGCGCCGGCGCGAGGTGCGCGCTCTGGAGGCCGCCATGCCGTTGTACGGCGTGGACGAGTCGTGGATCGTCACCCTGGACGAAACCGAGACGATCGAAACCGGGGCGGGAACCATCCATGTCGTGCCGGCTTGGAGCTGGCTGCTGGATTGA